TCGCACTGGATACGTTTTGATATCATGGCATTAAACTGTGATGATGGTACTTATCCATCAAAAATGTTGGTATGGCCTGAATATATTGAAGAAAACAGGGCTGCAACATCACACCATATCCCGAATTTTAGAAATGACCGGCCTGAGCTGTCGCTGCCTGTCTTCAATGTCATGCAGCACCTTTCTTATTTCCGAAGGCGGCACATTTTTAAACCCCTGGGCAAGATAGTATTTAAGCAGCCCTCCAAGCCTGCCAAGGTCAGCGTTCACTTTAAGCGCAGATAAAAAAGCTTCCTGGTCCAGCCTTGATTCTATCTTTTGGCCGGTTAGAATCCGGCGGATATATTCAGAGACAGAAAACCCAGTCTGTTTGGCAAGAAGCTTGATTTGGCTATATTCTTTTTGCGTCACATAAGATTTGAGGGTTATTTCCCGTTTGTCTTTTTTCATTGATCCCCTGCGTTTTGTTATACCATCAGGAATAACGGTTTTGCGGGCACCATTATTCCTGATGGTGTTACCTGGTTAATTGGCCCATTCCCAACGGTTTTGTGATATTGCCTCCGCTATCTGGGCTTGTTCGTTTCTTGACTTGGCATAAATTACATAATATTCATTGCCGTCGTCATCTTTGACCTTA
This window of the uncultured Desulfobacter sp. genome carries:
- a CDS encoding CopG family transcriptional regulator, with translation MKKDKREITLKSYVTQKEYSQIKLLAKQTGFSVSEYIRRILTGQKIESRLDQEAFLSALKVNADLGRLGGLLKYYLAQGFKNVPPSEIRKVLHDIEDRQRQLRPVISKIRDMV